A single window of Triticum dicoccoides isolate Atlit2015 ecotype Zavitan unplaced genomic scaffold, WEW_v2.0 scaffold172474, whole genome shotgun sequence DNA harbors:
- the LOC119344539 gene encoding uncharacterized protein LOC119344539, translating into MRAVKARSLTDILGVEHKTEETAALDEHGDPANGGELKPETAAALNGHAADGAAANGGEHKMETDALDEHGDAANGRERMVENVDGGGDEEHMDFDMEDQVLRIDSKSEPEAEVATGPDTSVSTIESNLSASDKSIPKPAHHVPINRGDDVVDKMDRGKSAQQLASEAATMNAQQQKFDRFVDDWDAKWGSAGFGLFHYMTTVSSMQYTHLIPGSTPRHNCRTAPSLQVVSIRLAEIQGGLEWPLPVYGMIAVRDHVDHNRNLLFACYRSRCQILKEKEPFLALTGPSRAIVCEESVDFEIQLKVRGTTESEDRALITGVCTYNRGDDTVCFTNCFCTVEFRLEVLQEAVQATVLGVRVKDGSWPSGWGGRVACSVIDGEIDDTPGQLELLVSRGSAMPVTSEGYLLLSRNVISVDVNKSLNFLLEACLPSGDTIAQKELSFEPKLCNISQDSCELNGIELEITVAWSSLVCEKRDISVQGCVGDEEQDWDVASMEQQVPKIDSKLTSEVGPEAETESAMSLDTSELANESSSSMFVSDKSILEPADSVAANTGYDVEKMYRGKSDEQLKIEAKEMAAEQKSFDMYVDAWEGSWGYDGFGCFRDMTTVSSMQYTHLVPGSTLLHYGRVLHYGRVLPSLQIFSVKLAEIRGGLEWPLPVYGTVAARDRVDHNLNLVFARNRSECQILNEEDSFLTLTGPSRAIVSKESVVFEIQLKIRGRTKSQDKPLINGVYTYHSRESPICFRNCFCTVELSLERIKKSVQATILGVRVKEEGSWPTFGGRVACSVSGPDASPQEIELLDSRYTAMPMTSQGYLVLSRNVVSVDYRGSLNFILEAYSDSGNKVAQKNESFEPKFSNISKQTCKLTGGIELEITVAWSSLISEKWDISSRY; encoded by the exons ATGAGGGCTGTCAAAGCCCGCAGCCTGACGGATATTCTGGGTGTGGAGCACAAGACTGAAGAAACTGCAGCCTTGGATGAGCATGGTGATCCTGCGAATGGCGGGGAGCTCAAGCCGGAAACCGCAGCAGCCTTGAATGGGCATGCGGCTGATGGTGCTGCTGCTAATGGCGGGGAGCACAAGATGGAAACTGACGCCTTGGATGAGCATGGTGATGCAGCTAATGGCAGGGAGCGGATGGTGGAAAATGTCGACGGTGGTGGTGATGAGGAGCACATGGACTTCGACATGGAGGACCAGGTGCTGAGGATCGACTCCAAATCAGAGCCAGAGGCAGAGGTGGCGACAGGTCCAGATACCAGTGTGTCGACGATTGAATCAAATCTCTCAGCATCAGACAAGTCAATACCCAAACCTGCACATCATGTTCCCATCAACAGAGGCGATGATGTTGTTGACAAGATGGACAGAGGCAAATCAGCCCAACAATTAGCCAGTGAGGCCGCGACGATGAATGCCCAACAGCAGAAATTTGATCGGTTTGTGGATGACTGGGATGCTAAATGGGGTTCGGCAGGGTTCGGTCTCTTCCATTACATGA CGACGGTCAGTTCCATGCAATATACACACTTGATACCCGGGAGCACCCCAAGGCACAATTGTCGAACCGCGCCTAGCCTCCAGGTCGTCTCCATCAGACTGGCAGAAATTCAAGGTGGTCTGGAATGGCCGTTGCCAGTGTACGGTATGATTGCTGTCAGAGACCACGTGGATCACAATCGCAACCTTCTGTTTGCCTGCTATAGGAGCAGGTGTCAGATACTCAAGGAAAAG GAGCCCTTTTTGGCCTTGACTGGCCCCTCCCGTGCAATTGTGTGCGAGGAATCGGTTGACTTTGAAATCCAACTGAAAGTAAGAGGTACAACAGAGTCTGAAGATAGAGCATTGATCACTGGTGTGTGCACTTACAACAGAGGGGATGATACTGTTTGCTTTACCAACTGCTTCTGCACCGTAGAGTTTAGATTGGAGGTACTTCAGGAAGCAGTCCAGGCCACTGTTTTGGGCGTCCGTGTCAAAGATGGGTCATGGCCTTCTGGATGGGGAGGTCGAGTCGCTTGCTCAGTCATTGATGGTGAAATTGACGACACACCCGGGCAACTTGAGCTGCTTGTTTCTCGTGGCAGTGCCATGCCCGTGACTTCTGAGGGTTACCTTCTTCTGTCAAGGAATGTCATTTCTGTAGATGTTAACAAGAGCCTGAATTTTCTCCTAGAGGCCTGCTTACCATCTGGTGATACCATTGCACAAAAAGAATTGTCCTTCGAACCCAAACTTTGCAACATAAGTCAGGATAGTTGTGAACTTAATGGTATTGAGTTGGAGATCACTGTTGCTTGGTCTAGTCTTGTTTGTGAGAAGCGGGATATTTCGGTACAAGGGTGTGTTGGTGATGAGGAGCAGGACTGGGACGTTGCATCAATGGAGCAGCAGGTGCCGAAGATAGACTCCAAATTGACATCGGAGGTGGGGCCAGAGGCGGAAACAGAGTCGGCGATGAGTCTGGATACCAGTGAATTGGCGAATGAATCGAGTAGCTCCATGTTCGTATCAGACAAGTCAATACTCGAACCTGCAGATTCTGTTGCCGCCAACACAGGTTACGATGTTGAGAAGATGTATAGAGGCAAATCAGACGAACAATTAAAAATTGAGGCCAAGGAGATGGCTGCCGAACAGAAGAGTTTTGACATGTATGTTGATGCCTGGGAAGGGTCATGGGGTTATGATGGGTTCGGTTGCTTCCGAGACATGA CGACGGTGAGTTCCATGCAATACACACACTTGGTACCAGGGAGCACACTGTTGCACTATGGTCGAGTATTGCACTATGGCCGAGTGTTGCCTAGCCTGCAGATCTTCTCCGTTAAACTCGCAGAAATACGAGGTGGTCTGGAATGGCCGCTGCCAGTGTACGGCACGGTCGCTGCCCGAGACCGTGTGGATCACAATCTCAACCTTGTGTTTGCCCGCAACAGGAGTGAGTGCCAGATACTCAATGAAGAG GATTCCTTTTTGACCTTGACTGGCCCCTCTCGTGCAATTGTCAGCAAGGAATCTGTTGTCTTTGAAATCCAACTAAAAATAAGAGGTAGAACAAAGTCTCAAGATAAGCCACTGATCAATGGCGTGTACACTTACCACAGCAGAGAAAGCCCCATTTGCTTTAGGAACTGCTTTTGCACCGTAGAGTTAAGTTTGGAGAGAATTAAGAAATCAGTCCAGGCCACTATTTTGGGCGTCCGTGTCAAAGAGGAGGGGTCATGGCCAACATTCGGAGGTCGAGTTGCTTGCTCAGTCAGTGGACCTGACGCCAGCCCTCAGGAAATTGAGCTGCTTGATTCTCGTTATACAGCCATGCCGATGACTTCTCAGGGTTACCTTGTTCTATCAAGGAATGTTGTCTCTGTAGACTATCGTGGAAGCCTGAACTTTATCTTGGAAGCCTACTCAGATTCCGGTAATAAAGTTGCACAAAAAAATGAGTCCTTCGAGCCCAAGTTTTCCAACATAAGCAAGCAAACATGTAAACTCACTGGAGGCATTGAGTTGGAGATTACTGTTGCATGGTCCAGTCTCATTTCTGAGAAGTGGGACATCTCGTCTCGGTACTAG